In Gammaproteobacteria bacterium (ex Lamellibrachia satsuma), a single genomic region encodes these proteins:
- the fliE gene encoding flagellar hook-basal body complex protein FliE codes for MSNMDINQVLAQMRVMAAQAENAPKQVEEEGQSNFGDLLKNSIDQVNETQHEAKALTTAFETGEGDVDLAQVMIAVQKSSLSFDAMVQVRNKLVEAYKDVMNMPI; via the coding sequence ATGAGCAACATGGATATCAACCAGGTTCTGGCACAGATGCGGGTGATGGCCGCCCAGGCCGAAAATGCCCCAAAGCAGGTTGAAGAGGAGGGGCAGAGCAACTTTGGCGACCTGCTGAAAAATTCCATTGATCAGGTCAATGAGACCCAGCACGAGGCGAAGGCGCTTACCACTGCGTTTGAAACCGGCGAAGGGGATGTGGATCTTGCCCAAGTGATGATCGCAGTACAGAAGTCGAGCCTATCCTTCGATGCAATGGTGCAGGTGAGAAACAAGCTGGTCGAAGCCTATAAAGACGTAATGAATATGCCTATCTAG
- a CDS encoding FHA domain-containing protein — protein sequence MPKLTLSFKGRIIDVHHLAQGDTLIGRDTDCTLFIDSLAVAPKQILIKLDEAGSHLIAQDNNHPVLINHKVVESTDLVHGDVIQIGKHTLSYAEDALEPGGKLYTEAANIVKEETGGEEESWSIFQNIDPATATDTSLPQEGMLQIMSGDHIGRIIPLNHNLTRIGRAGSDCAIIALRNDGYFLSHLEGPVSPSVNDEKIGEESRLLQDGDLIHVGGTEMQFHLIGSQTQ from the coding sequence ATGCCCAAGCTAACCCTTTCTTTCAAAGGCCGTATCATCGATGTCCACCATCTTGCTCAAGGCGACACGCTTATCGGCAGGGATACCGACTGCACGCTTTTCATCGATAGCCTGGCAGTGGCACCAAAACAGATACTCATCAAATTGGATGAAGCCGGCTCGCATCTCATAGCGCAAGATAATAATCACCCGGTTCTCATCAACCACAAGGTCGTTGAATCAACCGATCTTGTGCATGGGGATGTCATTCAGATCGGCAAACATACCCTCTCCTATGCTGAAGACGCTCTCGAGCCGGGTGGGAAACTGTATACCGAAGCAGCAAACATCGTAAAGGAGGAGACTGGTGGGGAGGAGGAAAGCTGGAGCATCTTTCAAAATATCGACCCGGCTACCGCTACCGATACCTCGTTACCACAGGAAGGCATGCTGCAGATCATGAGCGGCGACCATATTGGCCGGATCATTCCATTGAATCATAATCTCACCCGTATCGGGCGTGCCGGTAGCGATTGCGCCATTATTGCTCTCCGCAACGACGGCTATTTCCTCTCCCATCTTGAAGGCCCCGTATCACCCAGCGTTAATGACGAAAAGATTGGAGAAGAATCACGTTTGCTACAGGATGGCGATCTCATCCATGTCGGCGGGACCGAAATGCAATTTCATCTAATAGGGAGCCAGACACAATGA
- a CDS encoding PilZ domain-containing protein, which yields MTTSGKPEERRRFRRVLFDAPMRISEGEKSFETTLLDLSLKGALAVCPADWSGQPDQSVELDIKLGDTETRIKMQASVAHIGEGAIGFHCNTIDMESITHLRRLVELNTGDAELLERELEALA from the coding sequence ATGACCACTTCAGGAAAACCGGAAGAGCGCCGCCGCTTCAGACGCGTCCTTTTCGATGCGCCAATGCGCATATCAGAGGGTGAAAAATCATTTGAAACGACGTTGCTGGACCTGTCGTTAAAAGGTGCCCTGGCTGTCTGCCCAGCTGACTGGAGCGGCCAACCGGATCAGTCCGTTGAGTTGGATATCAAGCTAGGTGATACGGAGACACGAATCAAAATGCAGGCCAGTGTTGCTCACATTGGGGAAGGCGCGATCGGTTTTCATTGCAACACCATCGATATGGAGAGCATCACTCACCTGCGGCGCCTGGTCGAACTTAACACCGGCGATGCAGAGCTGCTCGAAAGGGAATTGGAGGCGCTGGCTTAG
- a CDS encoding PAS domain-containing protein, with protein MNRSTPERQQSLEAAFNLFNQLSEELTGSYQQLQHQVLQLSSELAAARSERILQLAEKERIADRLERLLETLPAAVIVLDGEECVQEFNPAARRLLGSINEGDDWRELRRQLFQIPQHSGDDLRLCNGRILSISSCDLEQTPGRILVMLDVTETRKLQERLNRQERLGAMGEMSAQLAHQMRTPLSSALLYTSHLSRDDLTSGQRQRFTGKLRSRLQHMERQIRDILMFARGSSEGEELISLSELLGEFAEGIRPELNDVTVTLKIEDLSAGAAVIKGRRDALLGVLSNLTDNALQQGANCITLLLRVTDDAELLFSDNGSGVPAEIREQIFDPFFTNRAGGTGLGLAVVQNLVLSHHGEIRLTGSLNGGACFQLAFPLVSLQKTEQQIAVKLPVLGAGSPLIEARRLS; from the coding sequence ATGAACCGCTCAACGCCCGAACGCCAACAATCCCTTGAAGCGGCGTTCAATCTGTTCAATCAATTATCTGAAGAGCTGACCGGCTCATACCAGCAGTTACAGCATCAGGTATTACAGTTGAGTAGCGAACTGGCCGCTGCGCGTAGCGAACGCATCCTTCAACTGGCAGAAAAAGAGCGTATTGCCGACCGGTTGGAACGCCTGCTCGAAACGCTTCCAGCGGCTGTGATCGTGCTTGATGGCGAAGAGTGCGTGCAGGAGTTCAACCCGGCGGCTCGGCGTCTGCTGGGTTCCATCAACGAAGGGGATGACTGGCGGGAGTTGCGCCGGCAATTGTTTCAGATCCCGCAACATTCAGGGGACGACCTGCGTCTCTGCAATGGCCGTATTCTCAGTATCTCATCCTGTGACCTTGAGCAGACGCCTGGACGTATTCTGGTCATGCTCGATGTCACCGAAACCCGTAAGTTGCAGGAACGCCTGAACCGTCAGGAGAGACTGGGGGCTATGGGAGAGATGTCCGCACAGCTTGCCCATCAGATGCGCACCCCCCTCAGTTCCGCCTTGCTCTACACCTCACACCTCTCACGCGATGATCTGACATCCGGTCAACGTCAGCGATTTACCGGTAAGCTGCGTTCCCGGTTGCAGCATATGGAACGCCAAATTCGCGATATTTTGATGTTTGCCCGAGGCTCATCGGAAGGTGAAGAACTCATCTCCCTGTCGGAGCTGTTGGGTGAGTTTGCAGAGGGTATCAGGCCAGAACTGAACGATGTGACGGTGACACTCAAGATAGAAGATCTCAGTGCTGGGGCTGCCGTGATTAAAGGCCGCCGCGATGCACTGCTCGGCGTATTGAGCAACCTGACGGATAACGCATTGCAGCAAGGTGCAAATTGCATCACGTTGCTGCTGAGAGTTACAGATGACGCGGAATTACTGTTCAGTGATAACGGCTCCGGTGTCCCGGCCGAAATCCGGGAACAGATTTTTGACCCTTTCTTTACCAATCGGGCAGGCGGAACCGGCCTGGGTCTGGCTGTAGTACAGAACCTGGTACTCAGTCATCATGGTGAGATCCGCCTGACCGGTAGCCTGAATGGCGGCGCTTGCTTCCAATTGGCATTTCCTCTGGTTTCTCTCCAAAAAACAGAACAACAGATAGCCGTTAAATTACCGGTGTTAGGTGCCGGAAGTCCTCTCATTGAGGCGAGGAGATTGTCATGA
- a CDS encoding flagellar assembly protein FliH translates to MRVRLCLEVVVKSSSKILSDKETETVRQWLPPDVGGGGSSQTFQKSIQPPDAPPTAAELEAVQQQAYEEGFEKGKEEGFEFGHREGLEQGRDQLREYAMQMDRLLSTLDQPLRNLDNKVEDELVTLVISMVRQLVRREVNSDPGQIVGVVREALALLPVSSRNVRLQLHPEDAELVRDIYSLGESDLGWKIIEDPVINRGGCKVVTETSQIDATLESRLANLIAPLLAGTRTIDEEEVE, encoded by the coding sequence ATGCGGGTGAGATTATGCTTGGAGGTGGTGGTGAAGAGTTCCTCTAAGATTTTGTCCGACAAAGAGACGGAGACGGTTCGCCAATGGTTACCACCCGACGTGGGGGGAGGGGGCAGCTCACAGACGTTTCAAAAATCGATTCAGCCACCGGATGCGCCGCCCACAGCTGCTGAACTGGAGGCAGTTCAACAGCAAGCTTACGAAGAGGGTTTTGAAAAGGGCAAAGAAGAGGGCTTTGAATTCGGTCACAGAGAGGGACTGGAGCAAGGCCGGGACCAACTGCGGGAATATGCCATGCAGATGGATCGTCTGCTATCCACTTTGGATCAGCCGCTACGGAATCTTGACAACAAGGTCGAAGACGAACTGGTGACTCTGGTGATCTCAATGGTCAGGCAGTTGGTACGCCGCGAGGTGAACAGCGATCCCGGCCAGATAGTGGGCGTGGTGCGCGAGGCCCTTGCCCTGTTGCCGGTCTCTTCACGCAATGTGCGTCTTCAGCTCCACCCTGAAGATGCCGAGTTGGTTCGGGATATCTATTCGCTGGGCGAGAGCGATCTTGGCTGGAAAATCATCGAGGATCCGGTGATCAATCGCGGCGGCTGCAAAGTGGTGACTGAGACGTCCCAGATCGATGCAACCCTGGAGTCGCGACTCGCCAACCTGATTGCCCCGCTACTGGCGGGTACGCGCACTATCGATGAAGAGGAGGTGGAATAG
- the fliF gene encoding flagellar M-ring protein FliF — MALATTDESGKALEVNQRLQDNPIFRQIAVMVGIAASVALGVAVVLWSQAPNYSLLYGNLAQKDAMEIVQALQQIGIEYQVDQSTGAVMVPSADLQEARMKLAGEGLPHSDSLGFELLQQDAGFNTSRMVEAARYQRAMEGELARSIATLANIETARVHLATPKQSVFVRQRKVPSASVVIKLYSGRTLEKGQVEAISHLVASSVPELDVAQVTVVDHKGKLLSGADKSAQMAMSTSQFEYTRELEAHYKQRIEDILSPLLGQDNLRAEVAAEVDFTVIEQTQESYDPDMSALRSEQVNEQQSRLSEIQGVPGALTNQPPAAGNAPEQAGGQGGEGEAATPINTSKRATRNFELDKTISHTRLPSNSLRRLSVAVVVNDRVALGEDGVPQRIQRTPEEITRITNLVKETVGFTIQRGDSVQVLNESFFIPAPPEPLPELAIWEEAWFWDAVRQAGGVLLVLLLIFGVLKPTMKRLTAQVVTTGVEGEGVAGGGVAGEGGLEGTLEGAGGEGLALEGDEAVKLPGPGSYEKTIDAARGMIENDPKRVAQVVKKWIAEDAG; from the coding sequence ATGGCACTTGCAACAACTGATGAATCGGGTAAGGCACTGGAAGTCAACCAGCGCCTTCAGGACAACCCCATCTTCCGCCAAATCGCCGTTATGGTCGGCATTGCCGCCAGTGTAGCGTTGGGTGTGGCAGTGGTGCTCTGGTCGCAGGCACCGAACTACAGTCTGCTCTACGGCAATCTGGCGCAGAAAGATGCAATGGAGATTGTTCAGGCGCTGCAGCAGATAGGCATCGAGTATCAGGTGGATCAATCCACCGGTGCTGTGATGGTGCCATCTGCCGATCTGCAGGAGGCGCGGATGAAACTTGCCGGAGAGGGGTTGCCGCATAGTGATTCTCTCGGTTTTGAACTATTGCAGCAGGATGCCGGTTTCAACACCAGCCGGATGGTTGAGGCTGCTCGCTATCAGCGTGCGATGGAGGGTGAACTGGCCCGCTCCATTGCCACACTGGCGAATATCGAGACGGCCCGCGTCCACCTGGCCACACCCAAACAGTCAGTGTTTGTGCGGCAGCGTAAGGTGCCCAGCGCCTCGGTGGTAATCAAACTCTATTCGGGACGGACGCTTGAGAAGGGGCAGGTGGAGGCGATCTCTCATCTGGTGGCGTCCAGCGTACCCGAACTGGATGTAGCCCAAGTCACTGTAGTGGATCACAAAGGGAAGCTGCTCAGTGGTGCGGACAAATCCGCGCAGATGGCTATGTCCACCAGCCAGTTTGAATATACCCGCGAGTTGGAGGCACATTACAAGCAGCGTATTGAAGATATTCTGTCGCCCCTGTTGGGACAGGATAATCTGCGGGCCGAGGTCGCGGCCGAAGTCGATTTTACAGTGATTGAACAGACCCAGGAGAGCTATGATCCGGATATGAGTGCGCTGCGTTCCGAGCAGGTCAATGAACAGCAGAGTCGATTGAGCGAAATACAGGGAGTTCCTGGTGCACTGACGAATCAGCCTCCCGCTGCAGGCAATGCGCCAGAGCAGGCAGGTGGACAAGGGGGTGAAGGAGAGGCTGCGACCCCGATTAATACCAGCAAGCGCGCCACCCGTAACTTTGAGTTGGACAAAACCATCAGTCATACCCGGTTGCCCAGCAATAGCCTGCGTCGGCTTTCGGTGGCAGTGGTGGTCAACGACAGGGTCGCGTTGGGTGAGGACGGGGTGCCGCAACGGATTCAGCGGACACCGGAAGAGATCACCCGCATCACCAATCTGGTAAAGGAGACGGTTGGTTTCACTATTCAGCGTGGCGACAGCGTGCAAGTGCTCAATGAGTCTTTCTTTATCCCCGCCCCCCCTGAACCACTGCCTGAACTGGCGATTTGGGAAGAGGCCTGGTTCTGGGATGCTGTACGGCAGGCGGGTGGTGTGTTGCTCGTACTGTTGTTGATCTTTGGTGTACTGAAGCCCACGATGAAACGTCTCACCGCACAGGTTGTGACGACGGGGGTGGAAGGTGAAGGTGTTGCCGGTGGTGGCGTGGCAGGTGAAGGGGGGCTCGAAGGCACCCTGGAGGGCGCCGGGGGTGAGGGTCTCGCCCTGGAAGGGGATGAAGCAGTAAAGCTGCCTGGCCCTGGCAGTTATGAAAAAACCATCGATGCCGCGCGCGGTATGATCGAAAATGATCCCAAGCGTGTGGCACAGGTTGTGAAGAAGTGGATTGCAGAAGATGCCGGATAA
- the fliG gene encoding flagellar motor switch protein FliG, translating into MPDKKITPAAVPVEESDAIAKIGGVQRSAILLLALGEKDAAELLKHMGPKEVQDVGMAMASLTNVSTDQMEAVMRHFVSTLETQTALGLGSDDYIRNMLTNALGEDKAGGVIDRILLGRNSKGLEQLKWMDPRSIAELIRLEHPQIIAIVLSFLDADQAAQVLSQFQEKVRTDVIMRIASLDGIQPAALQELDEILEKQFSGASNVKSSNLGGVKTAAEILNLLDGAVESKVMEQIMDADTDLGQELQDNMFVFDNLIDVDDRGIQTLLREVASEQLLLALRGAEEGLKDKIFKNMSKRAAEMLKDDLEAAAPAKLSDVEGSQKEILQVARRLADAGEIMLGGGGEEFL; encoded by the coding sequence ATGCCGGATAAAAAGATAACGCCCGCTGCGGTCCCAGTGGAAGAGTCGGATGCGATTGCCAAGATCGGCGGCGTACAGCGCTCCGCAATTTTGCTGCTGGCACTGGGTGAAAAGGATGCCGCCGAACTGCTGAAACATATGGGGCCGAAAGAGGTGCAGGATGTCGGTATGGCGATGGCGAGTCTGACGAACGTCTCTACCGACCAGATGGAAGCAGTGATGCGCCATTTCGTCTCCACCCTCGAGACACAGACCGCCCTTGGATTGGGTTCCGACGACTATATCCGCAACATGCTCACCAACGCTCTCGGTGAAGATAAAGCGGGTGGCGTGATCGACCGGATTTTACTGGGCCGAAACAGCAAAGGCCTGGAACAGCTGAAATGGATGGATCCCCGTTCCATCGCTGAATTGATCCGACTGGAGCACCCGCAGATTATCGCCATCGTGCTCTCATTTTTGGATGCCGACCAGGCGGCACAGGTGTTGAGCCAGTTTCAGGAGAAGGTAAGAACTGATGTCATTATGCGCATTGCGTCTCTGGATGGTATCCAACCCGCCGCACTTCAGGAATTGGATGAGATACTGGAGAAGCAGTTTTCAGGTGCCTCCAATGTCAAGTCCTCCAACCTTGGCGGTGTCAAAACCGCTGCAGAGATTCTGAATCTGCTGGATGGCGCGGTGGAGAGCAAAGTCATGGAGCAGATCATGGATGCTGATACCGATCTGGGTCAGGAACTCCAGGACAACATGTTTGTTTTTGATAATTTGATCGATGTCGACGACAGGGGTATTCAGACTCTGCTGCGCGAAGTGGCTTCAGAACAGTTACTGCTCGCGTTGCGAGGTGCGGAAGAGGGCCTCAAAGACAAGATCTTCAAGAATATGTCCAAGCGGGCGGCTGAAATGCTCAAGGATGATCTGGAAGCAGCAGCACCCGCTAAACTCAGTGATGTGGAAGGCTCGCAAAAAGAGATTTTGCAGGTAGCGCGTCGCCTGGCCGATGCGGGTGAGATTATGCTTGGAGGTGGTGGTGAAGAGTTCCTCTAA
- a CDS encoding sigma-54-dependent Fis family transcriptional regulator, whose protein sequence is MSQATVLIVEDDPALREALSDTLELAGYPVRAAEGGSAALEILRQEPVGIVVSDVQMRPMDGHRLLRRIKAGYPNLPVLLMTAFGTIEKAVHAMRDGAVDYLIKPFEAEVLVSKVAGNILAAVDKLQSGLIVEDLRSREVLELARRVSHSEATVLINGESGTGKEVFARYIHQTSERRDGPFIAINCAAIPENMLEAVLFGYEKGAFTGAYQSAAGKFEQAQGGTLLLDEISEMSMPLQAKLLRVLQEREVERLGGRKMIELDVRVLATTNRKLREEVSAGRFREDLFYRLNVFPLTLPPLRERKRDIIPLARHLISQHLLPGQSVPPFSEVAQVQLLSHDWAGNVRELENLIQRALILYNGEQIEAEDLAFESADDIEAPSVSPAAETSAGRLPEDLRSVEEQMIMDALHEGDGSRKQAAERLGISQRTLRYKIARMRNAGMAIPGRAG, encoded by the coding sequence ATGAGTCAGGCAACCGTTCTCATCGTGGAAGATGATCCAGCTCTGCGTGAAGCACTGAGCGATACCCTCGAACTTGCCGGTTACCCGGTAAGAGCCGCGGAAGGAGGCAGTGCGGCATTGGAGATATTACGTCAGGAACCGGTGGGCATAGTGGTGAGTGATGTGCAGATGCGACCGATGGACGGGCATCGCCTGTTACGTCGAATCAAGGCGGGATATCCTAATCTGCCAGTATTGCTGATGACCGCTTTCGGAACGATCGAAAAGGCGGTACATGCGATGCGTGATGGCGCCGTGGATTATCTGATCAAGCCCTTCGAGGCGGAGGTGCTGGTAAGTAAAGTTGCCGGGAATATTCTGGCAGCCGTGGATAAATTACAGAGTGGCCTGATTGTTGAGGACCTGCGCAGTCGTGAGGTGCTGGAGCTTGCCCGTCGTGTCTCTCACAGTGAAGCGACGGTATTGATCAACGGGGAGAGCGGCACAGGTAAAGAGGTGTTCGCCCGCTATATCCACCAGACTTCTGAGCGGCGCGATGGCCCATTCATTGCCATCAACTGTGCGGCTATTCCGGAGAATATGCTGGAAGCCGTCCTGTTTGGTTACGAAAAAGGCGCCTTTACAGGTGCATACCAGTCCGCCGCCGGTAAATTCGAGCAGGCTCAGGGTGGTACCCTGCTGCTTGATGAGATCTCTGAGATGAGTATGCCGCTGCAGGCAAAACTGCTGCGCGTATTGCAGGAAAGAGAAGTTGAACGCCTTGGCGGACGCAAGATGATCGAACTCGATGTGCGGGTACTGGCCACCACCAATCGCAAGCTGCGTGAGGAGGTTTCCGCCGGTCGTTTTCGAGAGGATCTCTTCTATCGGCTCAATGTTTTTCCTCTGACCCTGCCGCCGTTGCGGGAGCGCAAACGGGACATTATTCCCCTGGCCAGGCATCTTATTTCCCAGCACCTGCTGCCGGGGCAGTCGGTGCCGCCATTCAGTGAAGTGGCTCAGGTTCAGCTCTTATCCCACGATTGGGCCGGAAATGTGCGTGAACTGGAGAATCTGATACAGCGTGCTCTGATCCTCTACAACGGCGAACAGATAGAGGCTGAAGACCTTGCGTTTGAGAGTGCAGATGACATTGAAGCACCCAGCGTATCCCCGGCAGCCGAAACTTCAGCAGGGAGACTGCCGGAAGATCTGCGTTCAGTGGAGGAGCAGATGATCATGGATGCCCTACATGAAGGTGATGGAAGCCGCAAGCAGGCGGCGGAGCGCTTGGGCATCAGTCAGCGCACGTTGCGTTACAAGATTGCCCGCATGCGCAATGCCGGCATGGCGATTCCCGGCCGGGCCGGCTGA
- a CDS encoding sigma-54-dependent Fis family transcriptional regulator, translating into MGEAAEKLAPAFPRLCVYLVDEDPERRKYLEHILSFLDGNVLFASNPEDIHQHIKSATEACSAVLVGPDLDRDTLSNFASKLNELHPEIPLFQTILNGGELWRGFEGCENVIGSLSLPTQYDSLMGLIHKAQVYQEAHKQGEVVARPVELFRSLSGSSRATRQVNRMIEQVADSDATVLILGESGTGKEVVARKLHFHSHRRGKAFVPVNCGAIPADLLESELFGHEKGAFTGAISARKGRFEMAENGTLFLDEIGDMSMPMQVKLLRVLQERTFERVGSNKTLHSNVRIIAATHRNLEVAIDEGRFREDLFYRLNVFPIEMPPLRDRVEDIPVLVNDLIHRIENEKRGSVRLTPAAVAALSHYRWPGNVRELANLIERLAILYPYGVVDVGDLPDKFRPAGGLLDTVQLPEVTIPGDEPDTTLHAPRLPNDGIDLKAHLGSLEQSLIQQALEESGGVVAHAAKRLHMRRTTLVEKLRKYGLQRQHESTGI; encoded by the coding sequence ATGGGTGAAGCGGCGGAAAAACTAGCTCCTGCGTTTCCTCGACTCTGTGTCTATCTTGTTGATGAGGATCCCGAGAGGCGGAAATATCTGGAGCATATTCTCAGTTTTCTGGACGGGAATGTTCTGTTCGCCAGTAACCCGGAGGATATCCATCAACATATCAAATCGGCAACCGAGGCCTGCTCAGCTGTTTTGGTCGGTCCGGATCTGGATCGGGATACCCTCAGTAATTTTGCGAGCAAGCTGAACGAATTGCATCCCGAGATACCTCTCTTTCAGACTATTTTGAATGGGGGTGAGTTGTGGCGGGGATTCGAGGGTTGTGAAAACGTTATTGGTTCGCTGAGTCTGCCCACGCAATATGACAGCCTGATGGGCTTGATCCACAAGGCCCAGGTCTATCAGGAAGCGCACAAACAGGGTGAAGTCGTTGCGCGGCCGGTAGAACTGTTTCGAAGCCTATCCGGCAGCAGCCGTGCGACACGGCAGGTCAACCGCATGATCGAGCAAGTGGCCGATTCTGATGCGACTGTCTTGATATTGGGTGAGTCAGGGACAGGTAAAGAGGTGGTGGCGCGAAAGCTTCATTTTCACTCCCATCGCCGGGGCAAGGCCTTTGTGCCTGTGAATTGCGGTGCGATTCCTGCCGATCTGCTGGAGAGCGAACTTTTCGGTCATGAAAAAGGAGCCTTTACCGGGGCAATCAGTGCCCGCAAGGGTCGCTTTGAAATGGCCGAAAACGGTACCCTGTTTCTTGATGAGATCGGTGACATGAGTATGCCGATGCAGGTCAAACTGTTGCGTGTTTTGCAGGAACGCACTTTCGAGCGTGTCGGCAGCAATAAGACACTGCACTCGAATGTCCGCATCATTGCGGCGACCCATCGCAATCTTGAGGTAGCGATTGATGAGGGCAGATTCCGTGAAGATCTTTTCTATCGTCTGAATGTATTTCCCATAGAAATGCCACCATTGCGGGATCGGGTGGAGGATATTCCGGTACTGGTCAACGATCTGATTCATCGCATAGAGAATGAGAAGCGAGGGTCGGTACGTTTGACTCCCGCTGCCGTTGCGGCCTTGAGTCACTATCGATGGCCCGGTAATGTCAGGGAACTGGCGAATCTGATAGAACGGTTGGCAATTCTCTATCCCTATGGGGTAGTTGACGTGGGCGATCTGCCCGACAAATTCCGGCCTGCTGGTGGATTGCTCGATACGGTGCAGCTGCCCGAAGTGACAATCCCTGGTGATGAGCCAGACACCACGCTGCATGCCCCACGACTGCCCAACGACGGCATCGATCTCAAGGCCCATCTTGGCAGTCTGGAGCAGAGCCTGATCCAGCAAGCCCTCGAAGAGTCGGGCGGCGTTGTCGCGCATGCAGCCAAACGGCTCCACATGCGTCGCACGACATTGGTGGAAAAACTGCGTAAATATGGTCTTCAACGCCAGCATGAGTCGACGGGAATTTGA